From the genome of Pirellulaceae bacterium:
GGCCGGAGGCCAGCCGAGCTGCACACGCACACTGCTCGGCCGCGTCTTGCCAACTACCGCCTCGCAGCACTCGGTTTTCAATGTCACCTGACCAGTGCACGGTGTCCAGCACCGCGATTGGCTGTGTTAGCTTAGCCAAATCCGTGTAGCCGTTCGGTGTGTAACCGCTGATGGTCCATTCCATGACGTTGCCATGCATGTCCTGTAGTCCGAATGCATTGGGCCGCTTCTCACCGACCGGATGTGGCTGATCGTCAGAGTTGTCGGCAAACCAACCATACTCCGATAGTTGTTCGGCATCGGCACCGAAGCTAAATTCGGTTGTCGTGCCCGCGCGACAAGCGTATTCCCATTCAGCTTCCGTCGGCAAGCGATACTGATGGCCAGTCAATTTACTGAGCCACTTAGTGTATTGTTTGGCCGCGTATTGCGTCATTGTGACCGCTGGCAGATCGGGCTCTTGACCGTACTCATACGTGAAGGTCGGATCATACAGCTCGGTGGGGGCCGTCACCGCATCGACTTCAGCCCCGGCAGTCACCTTTCGCTGGCCACGCTGAGCCAACACATTGAACAAGCGGTACATCGACATATACAGTTCATATTGCTGCCAG
Proteins encoded in this window:
- a CDS encoding SUMF1/EgtB/PvdO family nonheme iron enzyme, with product MSGPWMKWQRKLCWAVMAVAIAAGVETRQCLGSQPGAEIGLSDSKPAEGPYAEVAGRFMVPYSLTVPGSNVVIHMIPIPGGVFEMGGSQEDQSPLVRVQVPPVWVAKTETTWQQYELYMSMYRLFNVLAQRGQRKVTAGAEVDAVTAPTELYDPTFTYEYGQEPDLPAVTMTQYAAKQYTKWLSKLTGHQYRLPTEAEWEYACRAGTTTEFSFGADAEQLSEYGWFADNSDDQPHPVGEKRPNAFGLQDMHGNVMEWTISGYTPNGYTDLAKLTQPIAVLDTVHWSGDIENRVLRGGSWQDAAEQCACAARLASGPDSEWKEEDPNLPLSPWWFTSDPTRGVGFRIFRSYHPLDEAVIAKFWEIDHQYLEEDVDSRLKEGRGIRSVVDPELAQDIRAARP